The following proteins are co-located in the Solanum pennellii chromosome 1, SPENNV200 genome:
- the LOC107030722 gene encoding F-box protein CPR30-like (The RefSeq protein has 5 substitutions compared to this genomic sequence) produces MTNGIVNKFPKDVLMYLILKLPIKSILRFKSISKSLYNLMQSSTFINLHLNHTTSTKDEIILFKRSIKEGHNEFRSIMSFLSSYHDNDDFYHVSPDLDVPHLTSTTSCIFHRFIGPCRGLILLTDKVETVLFNPATRNYRLLQPSPYDSPLGFHRSINGVAFGFDSISNDYKIIRLAEVRGEPPFYCYTVIQWRVEIYELSIDSWRDVNHGDLPLPYVHWYPCAELFYKGASHWFGNGRSIEMLAFDVSTETFRNIKMPHTCHSKDRKCYALVVLNEYLTLVCYPYPGCKIDPAIDFMEIWVMKEYGVIESWTNIHIIPPLVIESPLAVWRNHILFLQSISGHLISCDLNSHEVKELNLDGWPESLRVTIFTQGLTLISKEIQHNSTQLQ; encoded by the coding sequence ATGACAAATGGAATTGTGAACAAATTTCCCGAAGATGTGTTGATGTATCTTATTCTGAAGCTCCCAATAAAGTCTATATTGCGATTCAAATCCATTTCTAAATCATTGTACAATCTCATGCAATCGTCAACATTCATCAATCGTCATCTCAATCATACCACTTCTACAAAAGATGAAATAATTCTCTTCAAACGCTCCGTTAAAGAAGGACACAACGAATTTAGAAGTATCATGTCGTTCCTTTCTAGTTATCATGATAACGATGATTTTTACCATGTTTCTCCAGATCTAGATGTTCCACATTTGACTTCCACTACTTCATGTATTTTTCATAGATTCATAGGTCCTTGTCGCGGTTTAATTCTTCTAACAGATAAAGTAGAGACAGTATTATTTAATCCAGCTACTAGAAATTATAGGCTACTCCAACCTAGCCCTTATGATAGTCCACTAGGTTTTCATCGTTCTATCAATGGCGTTGCATTTGGTTTTGACTCAATTTCAAATGATTACAAGATTATTAGGCTAGCTGAAGTTCGCGGAGAACCACCTTTCTATTGTTATACTGTGATACAATGGAGAGTCGAGATTTATGAATTGAGCATTGATTCATGGAGAGATGTAAATCATGGCGATCTACCATTGCCTTATGTGCATTGGTATCCCTGTGCTGAGTTGTTTTACAAAGGTGCTTCTCATTGGTTTGGTAACGGTAGATCAATTGAGATGCTTGCTTTTGATGTAAGTACAGAGACTTTTCGAAATATTAAAATGCCTCATACTTGTCATTCCAAAGACAGAAAGTGTTATGCACTCGTAGTGTTAAATGAGTATCTAACGTTGGTTTGTTACCCATATCCGGGGTGTAAAATCGATCCAGCAATAGATTTCATGGAAATTTGGGTAATGAAGGAGTATGGTGTGATTGAATCTTGGACTAATATACACATTATTGCACCACTCGTAATCGAATCACCGTTGGCAGTTTGGAGGAATCATATATTGTTTCTTCAAAGCATAAGTGGACATTTGATTtcttgtgatcttaattctCATGAAGTCAAGGAATTAAATTTAGATGGTTGGCCTGAAAGTTTGAGAGTAACAATTTTCACCGAAGGCTTGActttaatttcaaaagaaatccaACATAATAGTACACAACTTCAATAA